In a single window of the Nakaseomyces glabratus chromosome B, complete sequence genome:
- the ATG33 gene encoding Atg33p (CAGL0B02860g~Ortholog(s) have role in autophagy of mitochondrion, macroautophagy and mitochondrion localization): protein MSTCLTVTKGIAISSLGLYAGIVSAGTLLVVNDRVTPTNDSKHDLVRTLLCKVGTGLNVVATVVFGLVYFSSPGYARHPYLVYAALTGPATSLYMFLSKRYWLKQLRNLKETKITDEKHSPPPVGQDAAQTSDKAEISYAAAAAVGAENGGELSESVVDLGIEKTIAQAEKDFEKQKADEVVRRETQSIKVRAVATAVIATVGFIQSVIGVSGEHL, encoded by the coding sequence ATGTCTACATGCTTAACAGTTACTAAAGGTATTGCTATTTCCTCGCTAGGGTTATATGCGGGTATCGTGAGTGCGGGCACACTACTGGTTGTGAACGACAGAGTCACTCCAACCAATGATTCCAAGCACGACTTGGTCAGGACGTTGCTGTGCAAAGTGGGCACTGGTCTAAACGTTGTTGCGACTGTTGTCTTTGGTCTGGTATACTTCAGCTCGCCCGGGTATGCTAGACACCCATACCTGGTCTACGCGGCACTAACAGGGCCTGCCACATCGCTATACATGTTCCTGTCCAAGAGATACTGGTTGAAGCAACTCCGCAACTTGAAGGAGACCAAGATCACCGATGAGAAGCACAGCCCTCCACCAGTAGGCCAAGATGCAGCCCAGACTTCAGACAAAGCAGAGATATCCTAtgcagcagcagcagcagtTGGTGCAGAGAACGGTGGAGAACTAAGCGAGAGTGTGGTTGATCTCGGTATTGAGAAGACCATTGCACAAGCCGAGAAGGACTTTGAGAAGCAGAAGGCCGACGAAGTTGTCAGGAGAGAGACCCAGTCTATCAAGGTACGTGCTGTAGCTACAGCTGTCATTGCTACAGTAGGATTCATTCAATCAGTGATTGGTGTTTCTGGCGAACATTTatag
- the BMT2 gene encoding BMT2 (CAGL0B02882g~Beta mannosyltransferase; transmembrane domain protein similar to C. albicans WRY family; gene is downregulated in azole-resistant strain) translates to MSLLFGEKKPWRVTWRLVVLAIVSVLCLLSLSTIPDVYERTISTSRNTTCETEGSHDMSWKNRKTLAHMVSNFRKMDYKQFKFVNYLGNRPIPTDIDELQSCKHIEHDAMLEHGNVTYPIRPNFKVFNEIIKNTNARIYKFLEGMAGDEPIESTFKNKWFMFGTTAEWLEQEQCYVAFSRLIISKGRNRAHPSVSLITAQAFDKDWNELYGKRIKYLDVETPEDFEEQLKAIDEKYNVEEDCYTNVEEGGIESNQEADTNSCIKNREERAMLAEEEKQELTDKYFRVYPTILDIPFKNKGNLDFMGPEDPKVIVRTNTDGKQEPLVAYNMNDKNYDRRLMFVILPHRKINPIVPLVDKTFSISGTQKNWTPFFHEGDASSDGSRGFVHVIQYMIPTTILRCSLDDGRCIFVFKANEIDSLKKVEFKDLRGGSSFIRVPQGIPELDGRKLWVGMIKSHIKKCGGATDFYRPHLVIMEEKDGKYNLLSLSSALHFDREVLGWDRETSFMVHVNVMSPNSISSWNIISHDHENDSYEDYMELSFSESDCTSYILTVRGVLDYILKILRDGSDAKFLDWNADDLAAKVGKPPKCVCSHLREHCDKYGAERVPDREIPWVS, encoded by the coding sequence ATGTCTCTCCTGTTCGGTGAGAAGAAACCTTGGCGTGTGACGTGGAGGCTGGTGGTGCTTGCGATAGTCTCTGTGCTATGTCTGCTGTCGCTGAGTACAATACCGGATGTATACGAGAGGACAATATCCACATCGCGCAATACTACCTGCGAGACTGAGGGTTCGCACGACATGTCTTGGAAGAACCGCAAGACGTTAGCACACATGGTGAGTAATTTCAGGAAGATGGATTACAAACAGTTCAAATTTGTCAACTATCTGGGGAATCGTCCCATACCAACGGATATAGATGAGTTGCAATCGTGCAAACATATAGAACATGATGCCATGCTAGAGCATGGTAATGTCACGTACCCCATTAGACCCAATTTTAAAGTatttaatgaaataatcaaaaataccAACGCAAGGATATATAAGTTCCTGGAAGGTATGGCGGGAGATGAGCCCATAGAATCAACGTTCAAGAATAAGTGGTTTATGTTCGGAACCACCGCAGAATGGCTAGAGCAAGAACAATGCTATGTTGCCTTCAGCAGATTAATCATATCTAAGGGAAGGAACAGAGCACACCCGTCAGTATCGTTGATTACCGCCCAAGCATTTGATAAAGATTGGAATGAGCTGTATGGAAAACGTATCAAGTACCTAGATGTAGAGACACCAGAAGATTTCGAGGAACAACTGAAAGCCATAGATGAGAAGTATAACGTTGAAGAGGATTGCTATACCAACGTAGAAGAAGGTGGTATAGAGTCAAACCAAGAAGCCGATACCAACTCTTGTATCAAGAATAGAGAAGAGAGAGCAATGCTAGCAGAGGAGGAGAAACAGGAACTTActgataaatattttagAGTCTACCCAACAATTCTAGATATCCCATTCAAAAACAAAGGGAACTTGGACTTTATGGGTCCTGAAGACCCAAAGGTAATTGTTAGGACGAATACAGATGGAAAGCAAGAACCTCTAGTGGCATACAACATGAATGATAAAAACTATGATAGAAGGTTGATGTTTGTGATACTACCGCACAGGAAAATCAATCCTATCGTGCCGCTAGTCGACAAAACATTCTCCATTTCTGGAACACAAAAGAATTGGACTCCATTCTTTCATGAGGGTGATGCTTCCTCAGATGGATCCCGTGGGTTCGTTCATGTGATTCAATACATGATTCCTACTACAATATTGCGCTGTTCTCTTGATGACGGAAGGTGCATCTTTGTGTTTAAGGCAAACGAGATAGACAGTCTCAAGAAGGTTGAATTCAAGGATTTGAGAGGTGGGTCCTCATTTATCCGAGTGCCACAAGGTATACCTGAACTAGATGGTCGGAAACTCTGGGTTGGCATGATCAAGAGccatataaaaaaatgtgGTGGGGCTACTGATTTCTATAGACCACATCTCGTTATAATGGAAGAGAAAGACGGTAAATACAATCTACTGTCTCTATCCAGTGCTTTACATTTTGACCGGGAAGTGCTAGGATGGGACAGAGAGACCAGTTTTATGGTTCATGTCAACGTCATGTCCCCGAACTCCATTTCATCATGGAACATTATATCGCATGATCACGAAAACGATTCATACGAGGATTACATGGAGCTGTCCTTCAGTGAATCTGATTGCACTAGTTACATTCTGACTGTGAGAGGGGTCCTTGACTATATTTTAAAGATATTGCGGGATGGTTCCGACGCCAAATTCCTAGATTGGAATGCTGATGATTTGGCTGCCAAGGTCGGTAAACCTCCAAAATGCGTATGCTCACATTTGAGAGAACACTGCGACAAGTATGGAGCAGAACGAGTTCCCGACAGGGAAATCCCTTGGGTTAGTTGA
- the BMT6 gene encoding BMT6 (CAGL0B02904g~Beta mannosyltransferase), producing MRALSVFKKNVSRKRFARRLLVLVIASVLWLLILGRIPSMYRESPSLQRKVTDESKTYDPLLAQQITLDQKIGNFRNKVFRTFEFVNFMGNQAIPSGFNQDEPCNYNSKASLEYSNSTVPIIPNYTVFSESINHPKSRLYKFLQELTNGKPIDTTFAKKWFMFGSSAEWLEEEQCYVSYSRLIISDWDTRTRASVSLIAAQAFDKDWNELYNKRIKYVDIETPEDFDEQLKAINAKYNIVEECLGREEDGGYTKSDINSEGTSKCTPISDDVKELAETEKRMLIDRYFRVYPTVLDIPFKLTGEVSYRGPEDPKVIIRRNADGRHEPVVVYNMDDDNYDRRIMFAVMPHRKINPIVPLIDDEFSISGPQKNWTPFINDGDVTKDGSRGFIHVALHIIPTTILRCSLDDGVCMYVFRGEKINKLQKELKDLRGGTSFRRVPEIPELNGRKVWISIIKSHLNNCGGASQFYRPHVVLMEETDGKFNILSYSSAIHFDREVLSWDMHSSAMYHVNIMSPNSIASWHIVSHVHSKYEDYMEISFSEADCNSSVIVVRGMLNYILQVLGDSESVDWESKDLGLRLGTAPACVLTHLREHCEAYGKLRPKT from the coding sequence ATGCGAGCTCTTTCTGTTTTTAAGAAAAATGTATCTAGGAAACGTTTTGCTAGGAGATTATTGGTGCTAGTGATTGCAAGCGTGCTATGGCTTCTAATTCTCGGCAGAATTCCTAGTATGTACAGGGAATCTCCTTCTCTGCAGCGAAAAGTTACTGATGAGTCCAAAACTTATGATCCACTTTTAGCGCAGCAGATTACACTAGATCAGAAAATTGGTAATTTCAGAAATAAGGTATTTAGAACATTTGAATTCGTTAACTTTATGGGCAATCAAGCGATACCATCTGGGTTCAATCAGGATGAACCTTGTAATTATAATAGCAAGGCCAGTTTGGAATACAGTAACTCCACGGTTCCCATCATTCCAAATTACACAGTTTTCAGTGAGTCAATCAACCACCCGAAGTCCCGATTATATAAGTTTTTACAAGAGCTTACCAATGGCAAGCCCATTGATACTACGTTTGCTAAAAAATGGTTCATGTTTGGATCTTCTGCAGAATGgctagaagaagaacagtGCTATGTTTCTTATAGCAGACTTATCATATCTGACTGGGACACTCGTACGCGAGCGTCAGTATCACTGATAGCAGCCCAAGCGTTTGACAAAGATTGGAATGAGTTGTACAACAAACGTATCAAATATGTAGACATTGAAACACCCGAAGACTTTGATGAACAATTGAAAGCAATAAATGCCAAGTATAACATTGTTGAGGAGTGTCTGGGAAGAGAAGAGGATGGTGGGTATACAAAATCAGATATTAACTCTGAAGGAACAAGTAAATGCACACCAATTAGTGATGATGTAAAGGAGCTTGCTGAAACTGAGAAACGTATGCTGATTGATAGGTATTTTAGAGTCTATCCTACTGTGTTAGATATACCATTCAAGCTAACGGGAGAGGTTAGTTATAGAGGTCCTGAAGATCCCAAAGTCATTATCAGAAGAAATGCAGACGGACGACATGAACCCGTAGTTGTCTATAATATGGACGATGACAACTACGATAGAAGAATAATGTTTGCCGTTATGCCACATCGGAAGATAAATCCTATAGTGCCCTTGATTGACGACGAATTCAGTATATCTGGGCCACAGAAGAACTGGACGCCTTTCATCAACGATGGTGATGTTACTAAGGATGGGTCTCGTGGGTTCATTCATGTTGCATTACATATTATCCCTACAACGATATTGAGATGCTCTCTTGATGATGGGGTGTGTATGTATGTATTCAGAGGGGAGAAGATCAATAAGTTACAAAAAGAGCTCAAGGATTTGAGAGGCGGGACGTCATTTAGGCGGGTACCAGAGATACCTGAGCTAAATGGTCGGAAGGTCTGGATCAGTATCATCAAGAGCCACTTAAACAACTGTGGGGGTGCTTCTCAATTCTATAGACCCCATGTGGTACTAATGGAGGAGACTGATGGCAAGTTCAATATCTTGTCGTACTCTAGTGCGATACACTTTGATCGTGAAGTGCTAAGCTGGGATATGCACAGCTCAGCGATGTACCACGTCAATATCATGTCCCCAAATTCAATTGCATCGTGGCATATTGTCTCGCATGTCCATTCCAAGTACGAAGACTACATGGAGATTTCATTCAGTGAGGCAGATTGTAACAGTAGTGTTATTGTGGTTAGAGGCATGCTGAACTACATCTTACAAGTACTAGGAGACAGTGAAAGTGTAGATTGGGAGTCCAAGGATTTGGGTCTCAGACTCGGAACCGCACCGGCCTGTGTACTCACCCATCTGAGAGAGCATTGCGAGGCGTACGGCAAACTCCGTCCAAAGACGTGA
- the BMT3 gene encoding BMT3 (CAGL0B02926g~Beta mannosyltransferase): MGTFSFRSEKRLGRGFTWRLVVLAIVSVLCLLSLGTTPDMYGKSLFMSSNTTSDDSGSHDALSWKNKTTLAHMVTNFRRMEYKQFDLVNYVGNRAIPEGLDMVESCKHIEHDAKLEYGNITIPIIPNYKVFSDSMNQPSSRFYNFLKKLAKGKPIESTFKKKWYMFGSSAEWLEEEQCYVVYSRLILSEANARDQASISLIAAQAFDKDWNELYGKRIRYLDVETPDDFEEQLKSIDTKYNITEECLGKREDYSSYLEPQSDPDGSESCILVSEESIRLADMEKQELIDMYFRTYPTVIDIPFKTTGDLRFMGPEDPKVIIRRNANREQEPLVIYNMNDKNFDRRLMFMVMPHRKVNPIVPLVDKEFSISETQKNWTPFIRDEDAVADGSRGFVHIVQHIMPITVLKCSLDDGKCTYEFRADKIDKLKKSQFKDLRGGTSFVRVPQGIPELDGRKLWLGVIKSHIIGCGGATHFYRPHLVLMEERDGKYSFISLSSPSHFHRDVLSWDMKTTSMKYINIMSPNSIVSWNVVSHDHENDSYEDYIEMSFSESDCKSYVLAVRGMLNYILQVLRDSSDAKYLDWDSNDLDIRVGTAPKCVISKLKEHCKEYGALHKEPSK, translated from the coding sequence atggGGACCTTTAGCTTTCGTAGTGAGAAGAGACTTGGTAGAGGTTTCACTTGGAGGCTGGTTGTGCTGGCGATAGTGTCAGTACTATGCTTGCTATCGCTGGGTACTACACCGGACATGTACGGTAAGTCTCTGTTCATGTCTAGCAATACCACTTCCGATGACTCTGGGTCTCACGATGCATTGTCATGGAAGAACAAGACGACGCTGGCTCATATGGTGACAAACTTTCGGAGGATGGAGTACAAGCAGTTCGATCTTGTTAACTATGTGGGCAATCGCGCCATTCCTGAGGGATTAGACATGGTTGAGTCATGCAAGCATATAGAACATGATGCAAAGTTGGAATATGGTAACATTACTATTCCTATCATTCCCAATTATAAAGTTTTCAGTGATTCCATGAACCAGCCAAGTTCAAGGTTCTACAACTTTCTAAAGAAGCTGGCAAAGGGAAAACCTATCGAATCaactttcaagaaaaagTGGTATATGTTTGGTTCTTCGGCAGAATGGTTAGAGGAAGAACAGTGCTACGTTGTTTATAGCAGGCTGATACTCTCTGAGGCCAATGCTCGTGACCAAgcttcaatttcattgaTTGCCGCCCAGGCGTTTGACAAGGACTGGAATGAACTTTACGGAAAGCGCATAAGATACCTAGATGTTGAAACACCAGATGACTTTGAAGAGCAATTGAAATCAATTGACACTAAATACAACATTACAGAAGAATGCCTTGGTAAAAGAGAAGACTATAGTAGCTACTTAGAACCCCAGAGCGATCCTGACGGGTCAGAATCATGTATATTAGTAAGTGAAGAATCAATTAGACTTGCCGATATGGAGAAACAAGAGCTTATTGACATGTACTTTCGTACATATCCAACCGTCATAGATATACCATTTAAGACTACTGGAGACTTGCGTTTCATGGGTCCAGAAGATCCAAAAGTGATAATACGAAGAAATGCCAATAGAGAACAAGAGCCTTTAGTAATTTATAATATGAACgataaaaattttgatagaCGGTTGATGTTTATGGTAATGCCGCATAGAAAGGTCAACCCCATCGTTCCATTGGTTGATAAAGAATTTTCCATCTCAGAAACACAAAAGAATTGGACACCTTTTATACGTGATGAAGATGCTGTAGCAGATGGATCTCGTGGTTTTGTTCATATTGTTCAGCATATCATGCCTATTACGGTGTTAAAATGCTCGCTTGACGATGGTAAATGTACTTATGAATTTAGAGCAGATAAGATTGATAAACTAAAGAAATCTCAGTTCAAGGATTTAAGAGGTGGAACATCCTTTGTTCGGGTACCACAAGGAATACCTGAACTTGACGGCCGCAAACTTTGGCTTGGTGTGATCAAGAGTCACATAATTGGCTGTGGAGGTGCTACACACTTTTATAGACCACATCTTGTCTTAATGGAAGAGAGGGACGGCAAATACAGCTTTATATCTCTTTCCAGTCCATCACATTTTCATCGTGATGTCCTAAGTTGGGATATGAAAACCACATCAATGAAGTATATCAATATAATGTCCCCCAATTCCATTGTGAGTTGGAATGTAGTTTCACATGATCATGAAAATGATTCCTATGAGGACTACATAGAGATGTCGTTTAGTGAATCTGATTGTAAGAGTTATGTGCTGGCCGTTAGAGGCATGCTAAACTATATTCTGCAAGTGTTGAGAGACAGCTCTGACGCCAAATATTTGGATTGGGACTCTAACGATTTGGATATTCGAGTTGGAACAGCACCAAAATGTGTAATTTCTAAACTGAAAGAGCATTGCAAAGAATATGGAGCGCTACATAAAGAACCGAGTAAATGA
- the BMT4 gene encoding BMT4 (CAGL0B02948g~Beta mannosyltransferase), whose translation MLRRKVTLKIVVLISVFVLCLLTLTTVSNTHRNPVTSNSFIPEPVTHSLPSWKHQASSAHLLTRFRKMEYNPFRFVNYLNSQHLAQETDKTKVCQHMEYQTMLQYSTATHPITPNYKAFSTSLYQRKSRLHGFMKKLAHGQPIDTTFKDKWFMFGSSIEWLEDEQCYVAYSRLIISERKSRGHPSVSLIAAQAFDKDWNELIGKRIKYVDIDIPEDFDDQLKAIDEKYNAFAKCVEKSAEVHSDQANSENYDKCASQHKENQKLAEVEKQELINRYFRVYPTVLDIPFKTTGDLQFMGPEDPKVIIRRNLDGTLEPLVFYNLEDDNYDRRLMFIVMPHRKINPIMPLVDEEFTITRIQKNWSPFIMDGDSVKGGSRGFVHIIQHIVPTTVLKCSLDDGKCSFVFNASAIEGSQSIESRDIRGGTAFIRLPQGIPEFSGRNIWIGVIKVHIKDCGGTSQFYRPHLALMEERNGEYSFLSISSAIHFNRDVLGWDLESTSMFFVNIMSPNSIVSWNVVSHDQETDTYEDYMELSFSEADFNSHILTLKGVIDYVRQVLRDSDSTNQVSALEPHSSLAISKCVCSHLREYCEGYGKLHEQ comes from the coding sequence ATGCTCAGAAGAAAGGTAACATTGAAAATCGTGGTCTTAATTTCGGTGTTTGTGCTATGCCTACTGACTCTAACAACTGTCTCCAATACACACAGAAATCCAGTAACTTCTAATAGTTTTATCCCAGAACCGGTGACTCACTCTTTGCCATCATGGAAACATCAGGCTTCATCAGCACATTTGTTAACCCGTTTCAGAAAGATGGAATATAATCCGTTCAGATTTGTTAATTACTTGAACAGCCAACATCTTGCTCAAGAAACAGATAAAACAAAAGTCTGCCAACACATGGAGTACCAGACCATGCTGCAATACAGTACAGCCACTCATCCTATAACTCCGAATTATAAAGCATTCAGTACTTCTTTGTATCAGCGAAAGTCTCGCCTACATGGATTTATGAAGAAATTGGCACATGGCCAGCCTATAGATACCACTTTTAAAGATAAATGGTTCATGTTTGGGTCTTCAATAGAATGGTTAGAAGATGAACAGTGCTATGTCGCGTATAGTAGGCTAATTATTTCTGAACGCAAATCCCGTGGACATCCATCAGTTTCCCTTATAGCAGCACAAGCGTTTGACAAGGATTGGAACGAACTCATTGGGAAACGTATAAAATATGTCGATATCGACATACCTGAAGATTTTGATGACCAACTCAAAGCCATCGATGAGAAGTATAATGCCTTTGCTAAATGTGTTGAGAAAAGTGCTGAGGTTCACAGCGACCAGGCCAATTCAGAAAACTACGATAAATGTGCTTCACAGCACaaagaaaaccaaaaacTTGCTGAAGTAGAAAAACAGGAGCTCATTAACAGATATTTTAGAGTTTATCCAACGGTCTTGGATATACCTTTTAAGACAACAGGGGATTTGCAATTCATGGGACCAGAAGATCCCAAAGTTATAATACGCAGAAATCTAGATGGGACGCTAGAGCCATTGGTATTCTACAATCTGGAAGATGATAATTATGATAGGAGGTTAATGTTTATTGTTATGCCACACAGGAAGATAAACCCTATTATGCCCTTAGTTGACGAAGAATTCACTATAACTAGGATACAGAAAAACTGGTCACCTTTCATTATGGATGGCGATTCTGTAAAAGGTGGATCTCGCGGATTTGTACATATTATCCAACATATTGTTCCAACCACGGTTTTAAAATGCTCTTTAGATGATGGTAAATGTAGTTTTGTATTTAATGCCAGTGCCATAGAGGGATCACAAAGCATTGAATCGAGGGACATCAGAGGTGGAACAGCATTTATAAGGTTACCACAGGGAATACCCGAATTTTCAGgaagaaatatttggatTGGGGTAATTAAAGTCCATATAAAGGACTGTGGAGGTACATCCCAGTTCTACAGACCGCACTTGGCGTTAATGGAGGAAAGGAATGGTGAATATAGCTTTCTATCTATCTCTAGCGCAATACATTTCAATCGCGATGTTTTAGGGTGGGATTTAGAAAGTACATCTATGTTTTTTGTCAATATTATGTCTCCAAACTCAATTGTGAGTTGGAATGTTGTGTCGCATGATCAAGAGACAGATACATACGAGGACTATATGGAGCTTTCCTTCAGCGAGGCAGACTTTAATAGCCATATTCTAACATTAAAGGGTGTTATCGACTACGTTAGACAGGTGCTACGAGACTCCGATAGCACGAATCAGGTTTCTGCACTTGAACCGCATTCCAGTTTGGCAATATCAAAATGTGTATGCTCGCATCTTAGAGAATATTGCGAAGGATACGGAAAGCTCCATGAACAATAG
- the BMT5 gene encoding BMT5 (CAGL0B02970g~Beta mannosyltransferase) — MKWLPINKERNRYMTPTRYILNTKVLVLLVLTLVCFVSLESLRDVYQMTVVKLSDSGACKESCTHNTTTWKDKTTLAHMVRNYRNMEYTPFKFVNYLGNRNIPAGLKEADACNYISHESKLEYANVTKFIRPNFKVLSESVKKTDPRWHDFLKGIAGDKSIDDTLDKKWFMFGSSAEWLEEEQCYVVYSRLIISKEENREHPSISLVAAQAFDKDWKEIYGKRIKYIDVETPENLDEQFKAIEMKYNLTESCMPGKSAKTLPKNKDPQFDEQEHCLKQLEARFKMAKEEKEELIAKYYRVYPTVLDIPFKATGNLDYMGPEDPKILIRRNHDGQQEPIVVYNMQDNNYEQRLMFVVLPHRKINPIVPLVDKEYKIGGTQKNWTPFIHEGDATSDGSRGFMHVVQHMSPTSILKCSLDNGKCKYIFDAAKIPSLKDVGVKELRGGSAFVKIPHGIPELDGRNLWIAMIKSHQGHCGISFKFYRPHLAIMEEKDGKFSMLSYSSALHFDRDVLSWDGNSTYAGYINIMSPNSIVSWNIISHNHENDTYEDYMELSFSESDYMSYVVTVRGVLDYILQVLRDGSDRKFLDWTSKDLATMVGTPPKCVRSNLKQHCSVYGNAHKEDIPKKLYT, encoded by the coding sequence ATGAAGTGGCTACCTATCAACAAAGAGAGGAATAGATACATGACGCCTACACGATACATTCTGAACACAAAAGTTCTTGTGCTCCTAGTGCTGACTTTGGTATGTTTTGTATCGCTGGAGTCACTGCGAGATGTGTACCAGATGACCGTGGTCAAGTTGAGTGACTCTGGCGCTTGCAAGGAGTCCTGCACTCATAACACAACCACATGGAAGGACAAGACGACTTTGGCACATATGGTGCGTAACTATAGAAACATGGAGTACACGCCGTTCAAGTTTGTTAATTACCTCGGAAACAGAAATATCCCCGCGGGGTTAAAGGAAGCAGACGCTTGTAATTACATATCTCACGAGAGTAAACTAGAGTATGCCAACGTCACCAAATTCATCAGACCTAACTTTAAAGTGCTGAGTGAAAGCGTCAAGAAGACAGACCCTAGGTGGCATGACTTCTTGAAAGGAATCGCTGGTGACAAATCCATTGACGATACGTTGGATAAGAAATGGTTCATGTTTGGCTCCTCTGCCGAGTGGCTCGAAGAGGAACAGTGCTACGTTGTATACAGCAGACTCATTATCTCCAAGGAAGAAAATCGTGAACACCCATCTATTTCATTAGTAGCCGCACAAGCGTTTGACAAAGACTGGAAGGAAATTTATGGGAAAAGGATCAAGTATATTGATGTAGAAACTCCAGAAAATCTCGATGAGCAGTTCAAAGCCATTGAGATGAAATATAACTTGACTGAAAGCTGCATGCCTGGGAAATCTGCTAAAACCcttccaaaaaataaagaccCACAGTTTGATGAGCAAGAACACTGCTTGAAACAATTGGAAGCAAGATTTAAAATGGCGAAGgaggaaaaagaagaactaATTGCCAAATATTATCGAGTATACCCAACTGTACTTGATATTCCCTTCAAGGCTACTGGTAACTTGGATTATATGGGACCAGAGGATCCTAAGATCTTAATTAGAAGGAATCATGATGGCCAACAGGAACCTATTGTTGTTTATAATATGCAAGACAACAACTATGAGCAAAGACTAATGTTTGTCGTGTTGCCTCATAGAAAAATTAATCCAATTGTTCCACTGGTGGataaagaatataaaatagGTGGGACACAGAAAAACTGGACACCTTTTATTCATGAGGGTGACGCCACTTCCGATGGATCAAGAGGATTCATGCATGTTGTCCAGCATATGTCACCTACAAGTATCCTAAAATGTTCTTTGGACAATGGAAAAtgcaaatatatattcGATGCAGCCAAAATACCAAGCCTGAAAGATGTCGGAGTTAAAGAGCTGAGAGGTGGTTCTGCGTTTGTTAAGATACCTCATGGTATACCAGAGTTAGATGGAAGGAACTTATGGATTGCCATGATCAAGAGCCATCAGGGTCATTGTGGTATTTCATTCAAGTTTTATAGACCACATTTGGCAATTatggaagaaaaagatGGTAAATTTAGCATGCTATCTTACTCTAGCGCTCTACATTTTGATCGTGACGTATTGAGTTGGGATGGTAATAGCACTTATGCCGgatatataaatatcatGTCTCCAAATTCAATTGTTTCCTGGAACATAATTTCTCACAATCATGAAAATGACACCTATGAAGATTATATGGAGTTGTCTTTTAGCGAATCAGACTATATGAGTTACGTTGTTACTGTCAGAGGAGTTCTTGATTATATATTACAGGTATTAAGAGATGGCTCGGATCGAAAGTTTCTTGATTGGACTTCCAAAGATTTAGCAACCATGGTTGGTACACCACCAAAATGCGTGCGCTCAAATCTGAAACAACATTGCTCAGTGTACGGTAACGCACACAAAGAAGATATACCAAAGAAACTGTATACctga